The genome window TGACGATTTCGCTCCCGGCCGGCAGGCTGTCGCGGTTGATGCCGAAGCGCTCCAGCTCGCGGTAGTCGAAGCGGAGGACCGGCGGGACCGCGCGATCTATCCCGATGGTTTCGGGCCGTTCGCCCCTGAGGATGCGCAACGCCATCCGTCCGGCGGCTTCTCCCTGCTGCCGGCCGGACAGCAGGCTGCCGCCGACGATGCCCTTGCCCAGTTGGAAGGTCCAGAGGCCGTAAATGGGGACGTTGGTCCGGTCATGCACGAACCTCAGGACCTCTTCATAGGTGAAGGACCGTCCCTGACGGTCCCGGTTGAAGGCGCCAAGGACGATCAGGCTGTCGTTGCCCAGGCGTTCAACGGCCGTGGCCAGCTCCGTCATGGTCACATTCTGGATTATTTCGATGCTGGCCCGGGCGCGGTAATGACCCATGGCCTGCCGGACGCCGTCGGCGATGACCCGGCCGGTTTCGGTCGTATCGCTGATGACAACCACCCGGCGGCGGTCGGGATGGAGGGAGAGGGCGAGAGTGATGGTCCTGAGTGGATCGGCTTCCTCCACGACGCCGGTGATGTTGGTCCGTCCGGCCAGGGTGCTGTCGGAAAATCCGTTCAGGCCGCAGAACACGATGGCCGCTTGGGGAAAGATCTCGGCCCGGTGGTTGGCGGCAAAGTCGAAGGCGGCATTGTCGGTGGCGACGACCACCTGGAGGTCGGTGCCGGCATACTTGTGGCGGAAGAGGTCCGTAAGGAGCCGTTCGTAGGCCGGTCCGCCGTAACGCTTGGCATCCAGGTATTCCACAAACGGGTCCGCATCCGGATCGGCCTTCCTGAAGGCTGCCATGATGCCGGCCGTCTCTTCGCTGGTCCAGGTGAAGCCGGGATGGTACGAGTGCAGCACAAGGATCCTGCCGAGGAGGGAGCCGGGAGCGGATGCGTGGGCCGTCTGGGCGGGAGAAAGGGCGAGAAGGAGGGCCAGGACCGCAAGGACTGGCGCGGATGGGCGCCGCAGGCTCGCCCACGACCGTTCGAGGTATGCCCGGAGTGAACGCAACCCGGGGAAGCGGTTGGCTGCCGTGAGAATCATCCTGTGTTCTCCGGGTAAGGCCGTAGCCGTACCCTGTTCCAGAGGATGCGGCGTCTGCGGTCAGAAGGCCGGAGGGGCTGCATCCCGGGAAGCGGAACTGCTTCCAATTACCTTCGATGCCTTGCGGCGCGCCTTGTCGGCGTACATGCGCTGGTCCGCCAGGCGCCAGGTTTGGTCGAGGGTGAGTGGCGCCGTGGCCGTTGCCGTGCCCAGGGAAAGGCTGAGCTCGGGAGAATCTCCATCGGAGTTGAGCAGGGCTACGGTTTCCCGGACCCGCTCCAGTGCCTCCAGCGCCGTTTCGTGGTCGGAGCCCTCCATGATGACGGCAAATTCGTCGCCACCGACCCGCGCCACCACGTCTTCGGACCGGAATGCCGCCCGCAGGGCCTGGGCCGCCTTGACGATGAGGGTGTCGCCCGCAGTGTGGCCGAAGGTGTCGTTCGCCGCCTTGAGATTGTCCACGTCGACCATCACCATGCTCACGGGGAAGTGCCGCCCCCGGTCGATCCGCTGCATCTCCGCCTCGAAAAAGAGCCGGTTGTAGAGGCCGGTCAGGGAGTCGTGGTTGGAGAGATGGACGAGCCGGTCTTCCTTTTCGATGAGCCGGTTAACGAGGCCGTTGAATGCCTCGGCCACCCGTTCGATCTCATCACCCGAACGGATCAGTACGTTGCGGTGGGCGCCGCTGTCCTCGGCTCCCCGGATCTGGCGCTCCAGCGCGAGGATCGGCAGTGTCAGGCGGCGCATGAGGAGCCAGATGGCGGCCGCGCTCAGGAGTCCCCAGGGGATGACAGCCATCCATGCCGAACGCTCCGCCATGCGGAGCGGCGCATAGGCCTCGTCCTCCGGCAGGTCGGCCGCAAGGGTCCACGTGGTCTGGCGCAGCTTTTTCAGGGTGCTCAGCATGGCAGTGTCGCTGGCAACGGTTTCGACCGAGATGACGTCTCCCTTGGGCAGGGAGGATGCCAGGTGCAGGATTTCCGGCTTGACACTCTGCTGCAGGATGCTTTCCCGTTGGGGATGCATGATCAGGGCGCCGTCATCGGCAAACAGGTAAAAGATACCTTCCTTGCCGATGCGGGTAGAGGCCAGGGAGCCGATGAAATTCCCTTTGAGCAGGTCCATGCTCCCCCCGAGTATGGCGACGAGGGTTCCGTTCGGCGTAAAGACCGGGGCAGTGAACATGACGGTGGGATGGTGGTGGGGCTGGCTCGACACGAAGGGCCGCGAGATGTAGGGGCGCTCCGAGACCCTGGTCTGCCGGATGTACTCGCGGGCGGAGAAGTCGAGGCCGGTGCGCTGCAGCCCCTGATTGGTCTCGGCCAGCAGGATTCCGTCGGGCGTGAACACGAACGCTCCGTTATCGAAGAACGCGGCCAGCAGGGGATAGCGCTGGAGAAAGCGCCGGGCGTTCCCGGGGGACGTCACGTCGTCGGCGGTGGCCAGGCGAGCGATACTTATGAGGGCATCGTGGCTGCCCTGGAGCTTTTCGTCTATCTCTGCGCCGACCCGGGACAGCAGGGTCGCCTGGTGGGTATTCACCACATCCCGCAGCGACTTGCCGAAGAACTCGAGCGTCAGGTAGATCGCCGCGGGTGTCGTGGTAAAGAAGACGAAAAGCACGAAGAGGGCTGTCTTGGTTTTAAGGCTTGCTCGTCTCATTGGCGCCGCCGTAGGAAAAGGATGGTACCCGGTAGTATACCATTTCGTCACCATAGTTTCATTGCTTGAGCTTTTTTGCATCCGAAGTGACACTAGCTTGTGCTGTCCGGCAATAAAACCGCTTTTCCCCTGCCGGTGAAGGTGGTACTCTCCTCCCATTTCGCGGAGGATGGAGTGCATGGATACCCGCAACAGGATGATTCTTTTCAACGGTCTCGTGGTGAATGTGGAGCAGATGGAAGTCCGGATCGGCACCAAAGGGTGGCACACCTTTCAGGTGGTGCGGCATCCGGGCGGGGTGGGAGTCCTGCCGCTCCACGGGGACGGAACGGTCACCCTGATCCGTCAGCTCCGGCCGGCCGTGGACGACGTGCTGCTGGAGATCCCGGCGGGCCGGCTCGATCCGGGGGAGGAGCCTTCCGCCTGCGGCCGGCGTGAGCTGACCGAAGAGACGGGGCTTACGGCTGAACGGCTCGAATCCCTCGGCACGATCCTGACCTCGCCGGGAGTCTTCGACGAACGGATCCACCTGTTCCTCGCCGTCGGTCTTACCCAGGGTGAGGCGACCCCCGAGCAGTACGAGGAAATCGAAACCGTGCGCCTTCCCCTGGCCGAGGCCCTGGCCCTGGCCGCCGAGGGCGGAATCCGGGACGGCAAGACCATTGCGGCCCTTCTGCGGGCTCGGTGCGGCAGTCATGATCCTGACGGCGCGGGTGGGGGCCGACCAGGCCGGCGTGCGGCTCGACGAGGGGGCGGCGCGGCTCTTTCCCCAGCTCTCCAAAACCCGGATCCGCACCATCATCGACTGGGGAGGATGCGCTGTGGGGGGGACCATGGCGCGGGTGGCGTCCCGCCGTCTTCAGGCCGGTGACGAAATCGTCCTCGGAGTAATGGAGCCGGAGCGTTACCGGGAGATTGCCCTGGCGCCCGAAGATATCCTGTTCGAAGACGCCGGCTATCTGGCCGTGAACAAGGCCTCCGGCTCAACTGCCAGCGGACTCCCTACCAGCTCAAGGGGACCGTTGAGTATGCCGTGACCCTCCACTTCCGGGCCCGCGGCAGCGCCGAGCCTGCACGGGTGATCCACCGCCTCGACCGGGGAACCTCCGGGGTGATGATCTTTCCCGCCTCCCGCCGGTCGGCGGCCCATATCTCGCGGGAACTGAAAGAAGGGAGGGTGGAAAAGGTCTACTGGGCGCTGGTGACGGGCATGCCGCCGGCCGATTCCTGGCAGGTCGACGCGCCCGTGGCCAAGGTGGGCACATCCCGCTACGGGGTGGCGCCGGTCGGCAAGGCCGCCCTGACCGAGTTCCGGGTCGTGGCCCGGGGGAACGGCGCGACACTGGTGGAGGCCCGCCCCCGCACCGGCCGCACCCACCAGATCCGCGTCCATCTGGCCCATGGGGGGCTTCCGATCATAGGGGATACGACTTACGGCGGCATCGCCGCGCCGCGGATGATGCTCCACTGCCGGACCATGGCCTTCCGGGCTGAAGACGGCCGGCCGGTGAGCGCCACGGCACCCCCTGACCGGGAGTTCACTGCCGCTTGCGAACGGCATGGAATCCAGTCCGGCGGGGCATGATGTATTGCCTTGATTTTTCCTTTACATCCAGGGATAAAGAGAACGAAATCACGTAACGGAGGGGTTCATGCTACGAAACATTTTTGTCACGATTGCTGCTGTTATGGTTATCAGCGTTGGCGCAGTCCCACTCGGGGCAGTGGAGAAGGTCTTGACCGATACGGCTGGGGCGGCACAGAACAAGGCGGGCCGCGGCTGCTGCATGAAAGGGGCTCGGGATGGGCAGGGGTGCTGCTGTTGCTGCTGCGATTGCGACGCCCCGGCGGATGGCTCCTGCTGCAAAAAAGGTGGCAAAGGCCGCGGCACGAAGCGTGGCTGCGCCAAGCAAGGCATGGGACCGAAGGACTGCCCTGCCGCGTCCGGCCAGAAGAATGACGCCCCGGCCGACCGCTGAACGGCAGGCCGTTCTGACTGATTGAACGAACAAGGAAACCCGGCGGGGGGATGACGGCATGTCATCCCCCCGTTGTCGCTTAACGGAACCAGCTTACCCGGACAAAACTCTCCCCGTGGCTCCACCGGTAGTGGAGCTCTCCCCGGTGGGCCTTGAAGATCTCGCGGCCCAGCTTTTGGGCCAGTTTGTCCTCGGTGGTGGCGATTGTGAGGACGTTTTTGTCCTGGCTGATCTCCATGATGCGGCCCAGGGGGTTCTTTGCCCGGGACTTGGCCTCGATGTTTTTGATGGAATTCAGGATGGCGTCCTCGTGCGCCAAGAGGTAGTCGCCGGCAAAGGTGACGATGCCGCCGGGGTTGTTATCGGCCATCCGCTGACAGGCGGGGCAGACCACCTTGGCAAGGTTGCCGGCTCCCGCCTCCTCCCCTGCAACGGTCCAGCGCTTGTTGCGGTAGAGCGCGCCGCATTTCTTGCACAGGGCAGCTTCATGTCCCACCTTCGGCAGGTAGCGTCGGTGCTGCGCGCGGTCCGCTGTCCCTGCTCCTCGACCACTGATTTGTGAGTAACCCGTGACATGTGCTCCATCTCCTTTCCCTGAGAGGATGCGGGAGTCCGGTAGTTCCTCGTTCTCCTTGACGTTCAGTATATCACCCGGTCCCCCGGTCTCAATCGGCTCCGTCCGCAACTGCGGCAACCACCCGGTTTCGGCCCCCTTCCTTGGCCCGGTAGAGGGCCCGGTCGGCGGCCTCGACCAGTTCCCGCCCCTCCTCGGCGTCGTCGGGGAAGGTGGCGATGCCGATACTGATTGTGAGAGCGCCGCCGGGCTGGGTCTCCCGGAGCGGGAAGGGGTGCTCTTCCACGGCCCGGCGCAGCTTCTCGCCGGCCAGCAGGGCCAGTTCCCTGGTGGTTTCGGGCATGATGACGACGAACTCTTCCCCCCCGTAGCGGGCCGCGATGTCAGAGGTCCGGATGCAGCCGCGGAACACGGCGGCAGCCTCCCTGAGGACCTCGTCGCCCCGGAGGTGGCCATGGCAGTCGTTGTAGTGCTTGAACCAGTCGATGTCGATCATGGCCAGCGAGCAGTTGCGGCGGTAGCGGCGGGCGCGCTTCAGCTCGTGGTCGAGGCTGAGCCAGAACTGCCGGAGGTTGAAGAGCCCCGTGAGAGGGTCGGTGAAGGCCTCGCTGGCGGCAATTTCATAGTTGCGCTTCAGGAAATCGTAGCTGAGTTTCCGGGCAATGAGCCCCCGTGCCGCCATCAGAAGGTCGCCCACTTCGGCGGGAAGGGCGAAGAATCCGTCGGCCCCGGCCTGGGCGCACCGGGCCCGCACCGATGCATCCCGGTGGGGCGCGGTGATGATCACCGGAATCTGGGAGCTCTGTTCATGGGCCTTGAGGCG of Geobacter anodireducens contains these proteins:
- a CDS encoding diguanylate cyclase → MRRASLKTKTALFVLFVFFTTTPAAIYLTLEFFGKSLRDVVNTHQATLLSRVGAEIDEKLQGSHDALISIARLATADDVTSPGNARRFLQRYPLLAAFFDNGAFVFTPDGILLAETNQGLQRTGLDFSAREYIRQTRVSERPYISRPFVSSQPHHHPTVMFTAPVFTPNGTLVAILGGSMDLLKGNFIGSLASTRIGKEGIFYLFADDGALIMHPQRESILQQSVKPEILHLASSLPKGDVISVETVASDTAMLSTLKKLRQTTWTLAADLPEDEAYAPLRMAERSAWMAVIPWGLLSAAAIWLLMRRLTLPILALERQIRGAEDSGAHRNVLIRSGDEIERVAEAFNGLVNRLIEKEDRLVHLSNHDSLTGLYNRLFFEAEMQRIDRGRHFPVSMVMVDVDNLKAANDTFGHTAGDTLIVKAAQALRAAFRSEDVVARVGGDEFAVIMEGSDHETALEALERVRETVALLNSDGDSPELSLSLGTATATAPLTLDQTWRLADQRMYADKARRKASKVIGSSSASRDAAPPAF